One Conger conger chromosome 18, fConCon1.1, whole genome shotgun sequence DNA window includes the following coding sequences:
- the erlec1 gene encoding endoplasmic reticulum lectin 1, with translation MYIERMLVLFWGVLELYGNIAAARGGSTSFTDEIPFKINWPGAEFSLPTGALYKEEDFVIMTTTDQEKYKCLLPSLSNGDDDEEKEYSGPSPAALLDPLFKQSSCSYRIESYWTYEVCHGKHVRQYHEEKETGQKINVQEYYLGNLMKKTEGSSSGAQSEKSEKPETTEGADPDKMESEKEVPTKNVEGQLTPFYPVEMGNGTPCVLKQNQPRATSVLYICHPEAKHEVLSIAEVTTCEYEVLVLTPLLCGHPKYRYKSSPVNAIFCQAMAGSPLRPQRLSLMDKEQEALLKPPFSATPDKEAETSPAKEELFSSTHKPVAVGQAQIAVGTTHISRLTDDQLIKEFLSGSYCLHGGVGWWKYEFCYGKHVHQYHEDKEQGKSIVVVGSWNEEEHLEWAQKNVARSYQLREDGAQKVKVVSHFYGHGDDCDLTGKPRQVIVKLKCKESESPHAVTVYMLEPQTCQYILGVESPVICKILDTADGNGFLSIPS, from the exons ATGTACATAGAGAGGATGTTGGTGTTGTTTTGGGGGGTCTTGGAGCTGTATGGCAACATCGCAGCAGCAAGAGGGGGCTCCACTTCCTTTACCGATGAAATCCCCTTCAAGATCAATTGGCCTGGAGCCGAGTTTTCACTG CCAACAGGAGCCCTTTACAAAGAGGAGGACTTCGTCATCATGACAACCACAGACCAGGAGAAGTACAAGTGTCTGCTGCCTTCACTGTCAAACGGAGATGAT GACGAAGAGAAGGAATACTCTGGGCCGAGTCCCGCAGCTCTACTGGACCCCCTGTTTAAGCAGAGCAGCTGCTCGTATCGG ATCGAGTCATACTGGACGTACGAGGTGTGCCATGGCAAGCACGTGAGACAGTACCACGAGGAGAAGGAGACCGGCcag AAAATCAATGTTCAGGAGTACTACCTCGGAAATTTGATGAAGAAGACTGAGGGCTCCTCGTCAG GAGCCCAATCCGAAAAATCAGAGAAACCCGAAACAACGGAAGGAGCTGACCCTGATAAAATGGAGAGTGAGAAGGAG GTGCCCACGAAGAACGTGGAGGGCCAGCTGACCCCGTTCTACCCCGTGGAGATGGGGAACGGCACGCCCTGCGTTCTGAAGCAGAACCAGCCCCGGGCCACCTCGGTCCTGTACATCTGCCACCCTGAGGCCAAGCACGAGGTCCTGTCCATCGCCGAGGTCACCACCTGCGAGTACGAGGTGCTGGTGCTGACGCCTCTGCTCTGCGGACACCCCAAATACAG gtacaAGTCCTCCCCGGTGAACGCCATCTTCTGCCAGGCCATGGCCGGCTCCCCCCTGCGGCCTCAGCGCCTCTCTCTGatggacaaggagcaggaggcgCTCCTCAAACCTCCCTTCAGTGCCACGCCGGACAAggag GCGGAGACATCCCCAGCCAAAGAGGAGCTCTTCTCCTCCACCCACAAGCCCGTGGCAGTGGGACAGGCTCAGATTGCCGTGGGAACGACCCACATCTCTCGCCTGACCGACGACCAGCTGATCAAGGAGTTCCTCAGCGGATCCTACTGTCTGCACGGG GGAGTCGGCTGGTGGAAGTACGAGTTCTGTTACGGAAAACATGTCCACCAGTATCATGAG GATAAGGAGCAGGGGAAGAGCATCGTGGTGGTGGGTAGCTGGAATGAAGAGGAGCATCTGGAGTGGGCTCAGAAGAACGTGGCTCGCTCCTACCAGCTGAGAGAGGACGGAGCGCAGAAGGTCAA GGTGGTTTCGCACTTCTACGGCCACGGGGATGACTGTGACCTGACCGGGAAGCCTCGACAAGTCATCGTGAAGCTGAA gtgCAAGGAATCTGAGTCTCCACACGCAGTGACTGTGTACATGCTGGAGCCTCAGACCTGCCAGTACATTCTGGGG gTGGAGTCTCCGGTTATCTGCAAGATCCTGGACACCGCAGACGGGAACGGCTTTCTGTCCATCCCCAGCtag
- the gpr75 gene encoding probable G-protein coupled receptor 75 translates to MNTTTSPADLLDVVRQNSYNGSLASQSPARWALVHTATLASCSLLLILIFCLGSYGNLVVFLSFFDPAFRKFRTNFDFMILNLSFCDLFICCVTTPMFTMVLFLDAGGTGGVAGGAGGVAAGGGMGVSKAFCFTFHLTSSGFILMSLKTVAVIALHRLRMVLGRQPDRTASFPCTLALTALLWTTSFTLAALFTLRTYPWRSRPCLPHAGLGAMEGKAVLYLYLADFALCVAVVSVSYVMIAQALRKNAQVRRCPVITVDATRPPPLIAAGFEGVQRAVPVPLYRNQTYNKLQHVQTHAYTKRGSQGGAGGPGAQGAGPGACCQIISSVNLATAKDSKAVVTCVVIVFSVLLCCLPMAVSLAQGVLSPDSGFLLYQFELCGFTLIFLKSGINPFVYSRNSAGLRRRMLWCLQCASPGAPCCRRRTRLRAVGKGSLEVNRNKSSHQETNSACVLSPRPQRRLVDQACGPSQSRDSVLSPPPPTAGRRPRPPSTSTPINTRIEPYYSIYNSSPSQGPSSPNSLLPTNSTFGFAKSYVAMHYHTHQDALEDFESVATHQIPMPSV, encoded by the coding sequence ATGAATACGACCACGTCACCCGCGGACCTGCTGGACGTTGTGCGGCAGAACTCCTACAATGGCAGCCTGGCGTCCCAGTCGCCCGCGCGCTGGGCCCTGGTGCACACCGCCACCCTGGCCTCCTGCtcgctcctcctcatcctcatcttctGCCTGGGCTCCTACGGCAACCTGGTGGTGTTCCTCTCCTTCTTCGACCCGGCCTTCCGCAAGTTCCGCACCAACTTCGACTTCATGATCCTCAACCTGTCCTTCTGCGACCTGTTCATCTGCTGCGTGACCACGCCCATGTTCACCATGGTGCTGTTCCTGGACGCGGGCGGCacggggggggtggcggggggcgCTGGGGGGGTGGCGGCGGGCGGGGGCATGGGCGTGTCCAAGGCCTTCTGCTTCACGTTCCACCTGACCAGCTCGGGGTTCATCCTGATGTCGCTGAAGACGGTCGCGGTCATCGCCCTGCACCGCCTCCGCATGGTCCTGGGCCGGCAGCCGGACCGCACCGCCTCCTTCCCCTGCACCCTGGCGCTGACCGCCCTCCTGTGGACCACCAGCTTCACCCTGGCGGCCCTCTTCACGCTGCGCACCTACCCCTGGAGGTCCCGGCCCTGCCTGCCGCACGCCGGCCTGGGGGCGATGGAGGGCAAGGCCGTGCTGTACCTGTACCTGGCGGACTTCGCGCTGTGCGTGGCCGTGGTGTCGGTCTCCTACGTGATGATCGCCCAGGCCCTGCGGAAGAACGCGCAGGTGCGCCGGTGCCCGGTCATCACCGTGGACGCCACCCGCCCGCCCCCGCTCATCGCCGCCGGGTTCGAGGGGGTGCAGCGCGCCGTGCCCGTGCCCCTCTACCGGAACCAGACCTACAACAAGCTGCAGCACGTGCAGACGCACGCCTACACCAAGAGGGGGAGCCAGGGCGGGGCCGGAGGGCCCGGCgcgcagggggcggggcccggggcctgCTGCCAGATCATCTCCTCCGTCAACCTGGCCACGGCCAAGGACTCGAAGGCGGTGGTGACGTGCGTGGTGATCGTGTTCTCGGTGCTGCTGTGCTGCCTGCCCATGGCGGTGTCGCTGGCGCAGGGCGTGCTCTCCCCGGACAGCGGGTTCCTGCTGTACCAGTTCGAGCTGTGCGGCTTCACGCTCATCTTCCTGAAGTCGGGCATCAACCCGTTCGTGTACTCGCGGAACAGCGCGGGCCTGCGGCGGCGCATGCTGTGGTGCCTGCAGTGCGCCTCCCCCGGCGCCCCCTGCTGCCGGCGGCGCACGCGCCTGCGCGCGGTGGGCAAGGGCAGCCTGGAGGTCAACCGCAACAAGTCGTCGCACCAGGAGACCAACTCGGCCTGCGTGCTGTCGCCCCGCCCGCAGCGCCGGCTGGTGGACCAGGCGTGCGGGCCCAGCCAGTCCCGCGACAGCGTGctcagccccccgccccccaccgcCGGCCGCCGGCCGCGGCCCCCCAGCACCTCCACGCCCATCAACACGCGCATCGAGCCCTACTACAGCATCTACAACAGCAGCCCGTCCCAGGGGCCCAGCTCGCCCAACAGCCTGCTGCCCACCAACTCCACCTTCGGCTTCGCCAAGTCCTACGTGGCCATGCACTACCACACCCACCAGGACGCGCTGGAGGACTTTGAGAGCGTGGCCACGCACCAGATCCCCATGCCCTCCGTCTGA